TTCCGGCGTCACGCTCGCCATGGGCAGGATGGCGAGGCTCGCCCCCTCAAGGCGGGGACCGGCCATGCCGGCGATCACTTCATCCGCATAGGCCTTATGAACGCGCGCTGACTTGAGCGCGACGACCGGCCGGCGGGCGGCCAGCCCTTCGGCCAGCATGGACATGGAATCCTCGGTGACGACAAGCGCATCCGCGCCGAACAGATCGCGCACAGAGCCGGCGCCGGCGTCGCGATAGTCAATGAGCTTTGCGAGCGCGCCCGCCTCACCCAGCGCCTTGAAACGGTCAGCGACCGCATCGGGCGTGCGGCGCGAGGTCGAGACCTGCCAGCGCACGCCGTAACGCGCCGCCACCGCCGGCACGAAGGCGAGCAGCGCGTCCCATTCCTTCTGCGGGAACTCGCGCCGATAGGCCGAGCCGCCGATGAGCAGGGAGAGCGTCGCCCCGGCAAGATCCTCCGGCCGCGTCAGCCGGCGTGGGGCGGGGTAGGCGTCGGCATCGACGGTGCATGGAATCGGCGCCAGCGCCGCGCCGGGATCGCCGGCCTGCCGGGGCGAGGCGACGAGGCTGAGCAATTTCGGTCCGGTGCGGTAGCCACCAATGGGGCCGGCGAAGATGAAGGGCACGTCGAAATGGCGCGACAGCAGCAGCCCGGCGGCAATGGTCGGCCAACCGGAGCCGACGATCACGTCGGGCCGCACCAGCGTGGCGAGGTCGATGCCGAACATCGCTTTCAGCCAGAAGCGCGCATCCTGCGCGAGGCGCCGCAGGATGAATTTGCGGGCATCGCTGGTGGCCCAGCGCGCCGGGCGCACCTCCAGCCGGTCGGCCTCCAGCGGGGTGAGGCGGGCAAGCGCCAGCGCTACGCCTTCGGCCTGATGGAAATGGCCGGGCTTCTCATCGCGCAGGATGAGCACGCGCGTCACGCGGGCGCGCCCCGGCTCCGCCCGTCGCTCATGCCGCGCCTCATGGGAGCGTGTTCTCCATCGGCACCACGGCGGCGTCCTTGGTCTGCTTGAGCGTCAGCGCGGTCTTCACATTGCGCACATTCGGCGCACCGGTGAGCTCCAGCACGAAGTTCTGGAAGGTCCGCAGGTCCGGCGCCACGCAGAGCAGAATGAAATCGGTTTCGCCCGAGAGCATCCAGCAGGCGCGCACCAGCGGCCAGCGCTCCACCTGGTCGGCGAAGGCGGTGAGGTCGGCCTCGGCCTGGCTGACGAGATGCACCATGGCGAAGGCCATCAGGTCGAAACCGAGCTTCTTCTCGTCGAGCAGGGCGCGGTAGCCCTTGATGATGCCCTCCTCCTCCAGCGAGCGCACGCGGCGCAGCGAAGGCGGGGCGGATATGCCGACACGCTGGGACAGCTCCACATTGGTGATGCGGCCGTCATCCTGCAGCTCGCGCAGGATGTTCCAGTCGATCGCGTCGATGCGTCGAACCACGCGAAATCTCCGGTTGGGGCCGCCACGAGGCGGCCGGCAGAGCAGTGGGCGTTGACAGTCACCTTGGCAATTATCTTGCGCGCCCGCCCCGCGCAATGTTCCCTCTGGAAAACTAAAGGATACCGCGGCGCACACCCATGCCCTTCTTGCGGATGAGGGCGTCAGTCCCTACATTTTCGCATGGCTGACGGCCTGCCCTAGCGGCAGGGGATACCGGGCGGCCTTCTGGCCTTGTTTTACCGCGGCTGCGGCGGTTCGTCCCCGCGCCGGAACCTCGAGCGAGCCTCCCATGTCGGCGCCCACCTCCGCCACCAACCACGTCAAGGTGCTGATCATCGGTTCCGGCCCCGCCGGCTACACCGCCGCCGTCTATGCCGCGCGCGCGATGCTGGAGCCGGTGCTGATCCAGGGCATCCAGCCCGGCGGGCAGCTCACCATCACCACCGATGTCGAGAACTATCCCGGCTTCGCCGATCCGATCCAGGGCCCGTGGCTCATGGAGCAGATGCAGGCGCAGGCGGAGAAGATGGGCACGCGCATCGTCACCGACATCGTGACCAAGGCGGACTTCGCCAGCCGCCCGTTCCGGCTGGAAACCGATTCCGGCGATGTGTGGATCGCCGAGACCGTGATCCTCGCCACCGGCGCGCAGGCGCGCTGGCTCGACCTGCCTTCGGAGCAGGCCTATCGCGGCCATGGCGTCTCCGCCTGCGCCACCTGTGACGGCTTCTTCTACCGCGGCAAGGAGGTCTTCGTGGTCGGCGGCGGCAACACCGCGGTCGAGGAAGCGCTGTTCCTCACCAACTTCGCCGCCAAGGTCACCGTGGTCCATCGCCGCGACAGCTTCCGCGCCGAGCGTATCCTGCAGGAGCGGCTGTTCGCCCACCCCAAGGTCGAGGTGGTCTGGAACGCCGCGCTGCATGAGGTGAAGGGTCAGGACGAGCCGACCAAGGTCACCGGCGTGGTGCTGAAGGATTTGAACACCGGCGCCCTCACCGAGCGCCCGGCCGACGGCGTGTTCATCGCCATTGGCCATGCCCCGGCGACCGATCTGGTGCAAGGTCAGCTCAAGCTCAAGCCGTCAGGCTATATCTGGACCGTCCCCTCCTCCACCCAGACCTCGGTGGAAGGCGTGTTCGCGGCCGGTGACGTCGCCGACGATGTCTTCCGTCAGGCCGTGACCGCCGCCGGCATGGGCTGCATGGCCGCGCTGGAGGCGGAGCGTTTTCTCGCCGCCCGGGAGCCGCTGGCGCAAGCGGCGGAATGAGGAAGCCCTGACCGATGGATAACAAGGCAAACCGCGCACGCGACATGGACTGGGACAAGCTCAAAGTGTTCCACGTCGCGGCGGAGGCTGGCTCCTTCACCCATGCGGGCGAGGCGCTGGGCCTGTCGCAATCCGCGGTGAGCCGGCAGGTCTCGGCGCTGGAGCAGGATCTCAACATCCCGCTGTTCCACCGCCATGCGCGCGGGCTGATCCTGACCGAGCAGGGCGACCTGCTCTACCGCACCGCGCACGAAGTCTTCATGAAGCTGGAGGCGGCGCGGGCCAAGCTGACCGACAGCCGCGAGAAGCCGAATGGCGAGCTGCGCGTCACCACCACCATGGGCCTTGGCACCCACTGGCTGACCGCGCGCATCGGTGAGTTCCTTGAGCTCTATCCCGACATTCGCATCACGCTCATCCTGACCGATGACGAGCTCGACCTTGCCATGCGCGAGGCCGACGTCGCCATCCGCCTGCGCCAGCCGGTGCAGCCCGACCTGATCCAGCGCAAACTGTTCACCGTGCATTTCCACGCCTTCGCGTCGGCGGAATATCTCAAGCGCAACGGCCATCCGCGCACGCTGGACGAGCTGGACAAGCACCGCATCATTCTGCTGGGCGGCCCCATCCCCTCCTATTTCCAGGACCTGAACTGGCTGGAGCGCGCGGGGCTGGAAGACGGGCAGGAAGGGCGCATGCCCTCGCTCTCGGTCAACAACGTGCTCGGCCTCAAGCGCGCCGTCGAGCGCGGTGTCGGCATCGGCATCGTGCCGGACTATCTCCTGGAGGATTCCGCCACGCTGGTGCAGCTCTTCCCCGAGCGCACCA
Above is a window of Ancylobacter sp. WKF20 DNA encoding:
- a CDS encoding Lrp/AsnC family transcriptional regulator is translated as MVRRIDAIDWNILRELQDDGRITNVELSQRVGISAPPSLRRVRSLEEEGIIKGYRALLDEKKLGFDLMAFAMVHLVSQAEADLTAFADQVERWPLVRACWMLSGETDFILLCVAPDLRTFQNFVLELTGAPNVRNVKTALTLKQTKDAAVVPMENTLP
- a CDS encoding LysR family transcriptional regulator gives rise to the protein MDWDKLKVFHVAAEAGSFTHAGEALGLSQSAVSRQVSALEQDLNIPLFHRHARGLILTEQGDLLYRTAHEVFMKLEAARAKLTDSREKPNGELRVTTTMGLGTHWLTARIGEFLELYPDIRITLILTDDELDLAMREADVAIRLRQPVQPDLIQRKLFTVHFHAFASAEYLKRNGHPRTLDELDKHRIILLGGPIPSYFQDLNWLERAGLEDGQEGRMPSLSVNNVLGLKRAVERGVGIGIVPDYLLEDSATLVQLFPERTTPTLEAYFVYPQEMRSVARIQVFRDFLVAKAQRWNF
- a CDS encoding ELM1/GtrOC1 family putative glycosyltransferase; protein product: MTRVLILRDEKPGHFHQAEGVALALARLTPLEADRLEVRPARWATSDARKFILRRLAQDARFWLKAMFGIDLATLVRPDVIVGSGWPTIAAGLLLSRHFDVPFIFAGPIGGYRTGPKLLSLVASPRQAGDPGAALAPIPCTVDADAYPAPRRLTRPEDLAGATLSLLIGGSAYRREFPQKEWDALLAFVPAVAARYGVRWQVSTSRRTPDAVADRFKALGEAGALAKLIDYRDAGAGSVRDLFGADALVVTEDSMSMLAEGLAARRPVVALKSARVHKAYADEVIAGMAGPRLEGASLAILPMASVTPERFAQTLTRLVPPAEDARDAIARAVAPFLEGHGVISRSMS
- the trxB gene encoding thioredoxin-disulfide reductase; protein product: MSAPTSATNHVKVLIIGSGPAGYTAAVYAARAMLEPVLIQGIQPGGQLTITTDVENYPGFADPIQGPWLMEQMQAQAEKMGTRIVTDIVTKADFASRPFRLETDSGDVWIAETVILATGAQARWLDLPSEQAYRGHGVSACATCDGFFYRGKEVFVVGGGNTAVEEALFLTNFAAKVTVVHRRDSFRAERILQERLFAHPKVEVVWNAALHEVKGQDEPTKVTGVVLKDLNTGALTERPADGVFIAIGHAPATDLVQGQLKLKPSGYIWTVPSSTQTSVEGVFAAGDVADDVFRQAVTAAGMGCMAALEAERFLAAREPLAQAAE